The uncultured Fusobacterium sp. genome includes a window with the following:
- a CDS encoding DNA-3-methyladenine glycosylase, producing MKITKNFFLTDGITLAKNLLGKIIVRKIDNKILKARIVETEAYMGAIDKAAHSYQNLRTKRTEPMFSEGGHIYIYLIYGMYYCFNISANKKDIPEAVLIRAVEPLENIEYMKTLRNVKKDKEISNGPGKLTKALILDKTLNNIDLTLSEEIWIENDDYPIKKIIESKRIGIDYAGEDANKLWRFYLPESQFISKYDK from the coding sequence ATGAAAATAACTAAAAATTTCTTTTTAACTGATGGAATAACTCTTGCTAAAAATCTTTTAGGGAAAATTATTGTTAGAAAAATAGATAATAAAATTCTAAAAGCTCGAATAGTAGAAACTGAAGCTTATATGGGAGCCATTGATAAGGCAGCTCATTCTTATCAAAATCTTCGAACTAAAAGAACTGAACCTATGTTCTCAGAAGGAGGACACATCTATATCTATTTAATTTATGGAATGTACTATTGTTTTAATATTAGTGCAAATAAAAAAGATATTCCTGAAGCTGTTCTTATAAGAGCTGTTGAACCATTAGAAAACATTGAGTATATGAAAACATTGAGAAATGTAAAAAAAGATAAAGAAATTTCAAATGGACCAGGAAAACTTACAAAAGCCCTTATCCTAGATAAAACTTTAAATAATATAGATCTCACTCTTAGTGAAGAAATTTGGATTGAAAATGATGATTATCCTATAAAAAAGATTATTGAAAGCAAAAGAATAGGAATAGATTATGCAGGTGAAGATGCCAATAAACTTTGGCGTTTTTACCTTCCTGAAAGTCAATTTATTTCAAAATATGATAAATAA
- a CDS encoding GNAT family N-acetyltransferase, translating into MEKYTLKDGREVIIRTAQVEEAEEFLNYLNACGKETDFLGFGKEGIDQSIEDEQKYFKNFTPKNFMLVACVDGKIVGSCSLKTNESRIRFKHIGVLGIAILKEYWSLGIGTNLISSCINRAKKAGITRVELFTRTDNAQAISLYEKLGFEIEGKVRNAALIDNEYFDNYLMGLLIK; encoded by the coding sequence ATGGAAAAATATACTTTAAAAGATGGAAGAGAAGTAATTATCAGAACTGCTCAAGTGGAAGAAGCTGAAGAGTTTTTAAATTATCTTAATGCCTGTGGAAAAGAAACAGATTTTTTAGGTTTCGGAAAAGAAGGAATTGACCAAAGTATCGAAGATGAGCAGAAATATTTTAAAAATTTTACTCCTAAAAACTTTATGTTAGTAGCATGTGTAGATGGAAAAATAGTTGGAAGTTGTAGTTTAAAAACTAATGAAAGTCGTATTAGATTTAAACATATTGGAGTTTTAGGAATAGCTATTTTAAAAGAATATTGGAGCTTAGGAATTGGAACAAATTTAATTTCCTCTTGTATTAATAGAGCTAAGAAAGCTGGTATAACTAGAGTTGAATTATTTACAAGAACTGATAATGCCCAAGCCATCTCTCTATATGAAAAACTTGGATTTGAAATAGAGGGAAAAGTAAGAAATGCTGCTTTAATTGACAATGAATATTTTGATAACTATCTAATGGGATTATTAATTAAATGA
- a CDS encoding MATE family efflux transporter codes for MSKIQVKSLVALTIPIFFELLLITIVGNIDTIMLGHYSDKAVGAVGGISQILNIQNVIFGFVNLATSILCAQFIGAKNKKRVHEVITVSLIVNLILGLILGACYFIFWEFILEKIKLPVELIDIGKNYFKLVGGLCVFQAITLTCGAVMKSHGNPKQMLFVNIGVNLLNIFGNGMFIFGWFGMPILGPTGVGISTVVSRAIGCVVGFLVMSHYCAFKFRKKFLKPFPFHVIKNILSIGIPTAGENLAWNIGQLMIMAMVNTMGTTMIASRTYLMLIANFVMTFSIALGHGTAIQVGQLVGAKETEEAYDKCFKSLKLSIVLAFGVTVVVWLLKNSIMGIFTSNEAILEASLKVFPLMIVLEVGRVFNIVIINSLHAAGDIKFPMFMGIIFIFIVAVPFSYIFGIKLGWGLVGIWIANAADEWCRGIAMLIRWKSKKWTTKSFVK; via the coding sequence ATGAGTAAAATACAGGTAAAATCATTGGTTGCATTAACTATTCCAATATTTTTTGAACTGCTTCTTATAACTATAGTTGGAAATATTGATACAATAATGTTAGGTCATTATAGTGATAAAGCGGTAGGAGCAGTTGGTGGGATAAGTCAGATTTTGAATATTCAAAACGTAATTTTTGGATTTGTAAATTTAGCTACAAGTATTTTATGTGCTCAGTTTATAGGAGCTAAAAATAAAAAAAGGGTACATGAGGTAATAACAGTTTCATTAATAGTAAACTTAATTTTAGGATTGATATTAGGAGCTTGTTATTTTATATTTTGGGAGTTTATTTTAGAAAAAATAAAATTACCTGTAGAATTAATAGATATTGGAAAAAATTATTTTAAATTAGTTGGAGGTCTTTGTGTATTTCAAGCAATAACTCTTACTTGTGGTGCTGTAATGAAAAGTCATGGAAATCCTAAGCAGATGCTTTTTGTAAATATAGGTGTCAATCTTTTAAATATTTTTGGAAATGGTATGTTTATTTTTGGATGGTTTGGAATGCCTATATTAGGACCTACTGGAGTTGGAATCTCAACAGTGGTATCTAGAGCAATTGGATGTGTAGTAGGATTTCTTGTAATGAGCCATTATTGTGCTTTTAAATTTAGGAAGAAATTTTTAAAGCCTTTTCCATTTCATGTTATTAAAAATATTCTTTCTATTGGAATTCCAACAGCTGGAGAGAACTTAGCTTGGAATATAGGACAACTTATGATAATGGCAATGGTAAATACTATGGGAACTACAATGATAGCTTCACGTACTTACTTGATGTTAATAGCTAACTTTGTAATGACATTTTCAATTGCATTAGGACATGGTACAGCTATACAGGTAGGACAGTTAGTAGGAGCTAAAGAAACAGAGGAAGCATATGATAAATGTTTTAAAAGTTTAAAATTATCAATAGTTTTAGCTTTTGGAGTAACAGTAGTAGTATGGTTATTAAAAAATTCTATTATGGGTATTTTTACAAGTAATGAAGCTATTTTAGAAGCATCTTTAAAAGTATTTCCACTAATGATTGTATTAGAAGTAGGAAGAGTATTTAATATTGTTATTATAAACTCATTACATGCTGCTGGAGATATAAAATTTCCAATGTTTATGGGAATAATATTTATATTTATAGTAGCAGTTCCATTCTCATATATTTTTGGTATAAAATTAGGTTGGGGATTAGTTGGAATATGGATAGCTAATGCTGCTGATGAATGGTGTAGAGGAATAGCAATGCTAATTAGATGGAAAAGTAAAAAATGGACAACAAAAAGTTTTGTTAAATAA
- the dpaL gene encoding diaminopropionate ammonia-lyase, whose protein sequence is MELLKWVHNTKSRDVNYTKEKLVGFEEKEMKEVYDFHKSLPGYKATPLVELDDLAKYYGVQKLWLKDESKRFGLNAFKVLGGSYAIGKYLSQKLGKDMSELPFNVLISDEVKKQLGDVTFVTATDGNHGRGVAWVANKLRQKSVVYMPKGSAQMRFDAIAREGADVTITDLNYDDAVRLANKGAEEHGWIMVQDTAWDGYEEIPLWIMQGYSTIINEIVEQLEAAKEEKPTHVFLQAGVGSFAGAVQGYLSHLYGDDRPITIICEPHGANCIYKSMEANDGKPHNVTGDLTTIMAGLACGEPNTISWKILRDNADFSVSCDDSIAARGMRVLSSPIGNDQRVISGESGAVGLGLFTVLSEKKEEYAELMKALKIDENSRILCISTEGDTDVEGYKNVVWNGAHPNK, encoded by the coding sequence GTGGAATTATTAAAATGGGTACACAATACTAAAAGTAGAGATGTAAATTATACAAAAGAGAAATTAGTAGGATTTGAAGAAAAAGAGATGAAGGAAGTTTATGATTTTCATAAAAGTCTTCCTGGATATAAAGCAACTCCATTAGTAGAGTTAGATGACTTAGCTAAATATTATGGAGTACAAAAATTATGGTTAAAGGATGAGTCAAAAAGATTTGGACTAAATGCTTTTAAAGTATTAGGAGGATCTTATGCAATTGGAAAATATCTTAGCCAAAAATTAGGAAAAGATATGAGCGAACTTCCATTTAACGTTCTTATTTCTGATGAAGTTAAAAAACAACTTGGAGATGTAACTTTTGTTACTGCTACAGATGGTAACCACGGAAGAGGAGTAGCATGGGTAGCTAATAAATTAAGACAAAAATCAGTAGTATATATGCCAAAAGGATCAGCACAAATGAGATTTGATGCTATTGCTAGAGAGGGAGCAGACGTAACTATTACTGACTTAAACTATGATGATGCAGTAAGATTAGCAAATAAAGGTGCAGAAGAGCACGGATGGATAATGGTACAAGATACAGCTTGGGATGGATATGAAGAAATACCATTATGGATTATGCAAGGATATTCAACAATAATTAACGAAATTGTTGAGCAATTAGAAGCTGCAAAAGAAGAAAAACCAACTCACGTATTCTTACAAGCTGGAGTAGGATCATTTGCAGGAGCAGTTCAAGGATATTTATCTCACCTATATGGAGATGACAGACCTATAACTATAATTTGTGAACCACACGGAGCTAACTGTATTTATAAATCAATGGAAGCTAATGATGGAAAACCTCATAATGTAACTGGAGATTTAACTACAATAATGGCAGGACTTGCTTGTGGAGAACCAAATACAATCAGCTGGAAAATTTTAAGAGACAATGCAGATTTCTCTGTTTCATGTGATGATTCTATAGCAGCAAGAGGAATGAGAGTATTATCTTCACCTATAGGAAATGACCAAAGAGTAATTTCTGGAGAATCTGGAGCAGTAGGACTTGGATTATTTACAGTTTTATCTGAGAAAAAAGAAGAATATGCTGAATTAATGAAAGCATTAAAAATTGATGAAAATTCAAGAATTTTATGTATCAGTACAGAAGGAGATACAGACGTAGAAGGATATAAAAACGTAGTATGGAATGGAGCACATCCAAATAAATAG
- a CDS encoding YgeY family selenium metabolism-linked hydrolase, with the protein MLTEARKQQLIETLSNLIQRRSYSGEEKEVVEYIEKVMKEVGYDTVHIDKYGNIIGSIKGKYEGPKVLMDGHIDTVPVDEEKWTEKPFGGEVHDGKLFGRGTTDMKGSVCAMMLAGAYLAQDLKKEFAGEIFMAGVVHEECFEGVAAREISAYVNPDIVIIGEASQLNLKIGQRGRGEIVVETFGKPAHSANPEKGINAVYKMMKIVGEIQKLPMTHHKDLGYGILELTDIKSSPYPGASVVPDYCRATYDRRLLVGETPESVIAPLQELIDKMMKEDDTLKAKVSYAVGKEMCWTGNEITGERFFPGWLFDEKEEYIQKAVEALKGIGQDPTIMHYNFCTNGSHYGGEKGIRTIGYGPSRENIAHTIDEYIELDQLFKVTEGFYAILKAYLAK; encoded by the coding sequence ATGTTAACTGAAGCAAGAAAACAACAATTAATAGAAACACTTAGCAACTTAATTCAAAGAAGAAGTTACTCAGGGGAAGAAAAAGAAGTAGTAGAATATATAGAAAAAGTAATGAAAGAAGTAGGATATGATACAGTTCATATTGATAAATATGGAAATATCATTGGATCAATAAAAGGAAAATATGAAGGACCAAAAGTATTAATGGATGGACACATTGATACAGTTCCAGTAGATGAAGAAAAATGGACTGAAAAACCATTTGGTGGAGAAGTTCATGATGGAAAACTATTTGGAAGAGGAACTACAGATATGAAAGGATCTGTATGTGCAATGATGTTAGCAGGAGCTTACTTAGCACAAGACCTTAAAAAAGAATTTGCTGGAGAAATATTCATGGCAGGTGTAGTTCATGAAGAGTGTTTCGAGGGAGTAGCAGCAAGAGAAATCAGTGCTTATGTAAATCCAGATATCGTAATAATTGGAGAAGCTTCTCAATTAAACCTTAAAATAGGACAAAGAGGAAGAGGAGAAATAGTTGTAGAAACTTTCGGAAAACCAGCTCACTCAGCTAACCCAGAAAAAGGAATCAACGCAGTATATAAAATGATGAAAATAGTAGGAGAAATTCAAAAATTACCTATGACTCATCACAAAGATTTAGGATATGGAATCCTAGAATTAACAGATATTAAATCATCTCCATATCCAGGAGCATCAGTAGTACCAGATTATTGTAGAGCAACTTATGACAGAAGACTTTTAGTTGGAGAAACTCCAGAGTCTGTAATAGCTCCATTACAAGAATTAATAGACAAAATGATGAAAGAAGATGACACATTAAAAGCTAAAGTTTCTTATGCAGTAGGAAAAGAAATGTGTTGGACAGGAAATGAAATAACTGGAGAAAGATTCTTCCCAGGATGGTTATTTGATGAAAAAGAAGAATATATCCAAAAAGCTGTAGAAGCATTAAAAGGAATCGGACAAGATCCAACAATAATGCACTATAACTTCTGTACAAACGGATCTCACTATGGAGGAGAAAAAGGAATAAGAACAATAGGATATGGACCATCAAGAGAAAATATTGCACATACAATAGATGAGTACATAGAATTAGATCAATTATTCAAAGTAACTGAAGGATTCTACGCAATATTAAAAGCTTACTTAGCAAAATAG
- a CDS encoding D-aminoacylase gives MSKILIKNGTVIDGSRSARFQADVLVDGERIVKIGKIDEAADRVIDATGKIVAPGFIDTHSHSDLKVLVEPFVEPKLRQGITTEVLGQDGISMAPLPKEYVSSWRKNLAGLDGDSDELGWDWETTDNYLKLIEKRGCTPNESYLVPHGNIRMEAMGLEARVATDEELEKMKEITRREMEAGAAGLSTGLIYIPCAYSDTREMIEICKVAAEYDRPLVIHQRSEADTMIESMNEVITIAKESGVKIHFSHFKICGKNNWHLIKDIVALLDKCKEEGIEISYDQYPYVAGSTMLGVIIPPWAHAGGTDKLVERLGNPADRERMKHDIINGIPGWDNFIDFAGFDGIYVTSVKTKANEDCIGKNLLEIAELKGKDKFDAVFDLLKEEENAVGMYDYYGKDEHVVTFLTREESNVCTDGLLAGKPHPRVYGSFPRVIGKFVREMKALTLEEAIYKMTYKPAKTFKLEERGLVKEGYFADIVIFDENTTIDKGTFVDPIQRPEGISHVMVNGVLAIDDYEATKKLSGKVIRIKK, from the coding sequence ATGTCAAAAATTCTAATAAAAAATGGAACAGTTATTGATGGAAGCAGAAGTGCAAGATTCCAAGCAGATGTTCTTGTAGATGGTGAAAGAATAGTAAAAATAGGAAAAATCGATGAGGCTGCAGATAGAGTAATAGATGCTACTGGGAAAATAGTTGCTCCAGGATTTATTGATACTCATAGCCACTCAGATTTAAAAGTATTAGTAGAACCATTTGTTGAGCCAAAATTACGTCAAGGAATTACTACTGAAGTTTTAGGACAAGATGGAATCTCTATGGCTCCATTACCAAAAGAGTATGTAAGTTCTTGGAGAAAAAATCTAGCTGGACTAGATGGAGATAGTGATGAATTAGGTTGGGATTGGGAAACTACTGATAACTACTTAAAACTAATAGAAAAAAGAGGATGTACTCCAAATGAATCTTATCTAGTGCCTCATGGAAATATCAGAATGGAAGCTATGGGATTAGAAGCAAGAGTAGCTACTGATGAAGAACTTGAAAAAATGAAAGAGATAACTAGAAGAGAGATGGAAGCAGGAGCTGCAGGACTTTCAACAGGACTTATCTATATTCCTTGTGCATATTCAGATACAAGAGAAATGATAGAAATTTGTAAAGTAGCAGCAGAATATGATAGACCACTTGTAATTCACCAAAGAAGTGAAGCAGATACAATGATAGAGTCTATGAATGAAGTAATAACAATAGCAAAAGAAAGTGGAGTAAAAATTCACTTCTCTCACTTCAAAATTTGTGGAAAAAATAACTGGCATTTAATAAAAGATATAGTAGCTCTATTAGATAAATGTAAAGAAGAGGGAATAGAGATATCTTATGACCAATATCCATATGTAGCAGGAAGTACAATGCTAGGAGTAATCATTCCACCTTGGGCACATGCAGGAGGAACAGATAAACTAGTTGAAAGATTAGGAAACCCAGCAGATAGAGAAAGAATGAAACATGATATAATCAATGGAATTCCTGGATGGGATAACTTCATAGATTTTGCAGGATTTGACGGAATCTATGTAACATCTGTAAAAACAAAAGCTAATGAAGATTGCATAGGAAAAAATCTATTAGAAATAGCTGAGTTAAAGGGAAAAGATAAATTTGATGCTGTATTCGATCTATTAAAAGAGGAAGAAAATGCAGTTGGAATGTATGACTACTATGGAAAAGATGAACATGTTGTAACATTCTTAACAAGAGAAGAAAGTAACGTATGTACAGACGGATTACTTGCTGGAAAACCACACCCAAGAGTATATGGATCTTTCCCAAGAGTAATAGGAAAATTTGTAAGAGAAATGAAAGCTTTAACATTAGAAGAAGCTATCTATAAAATGACTTACAAACCTGCTAAAACTTTCAAATTAGAAGAAAGAGGATTAGTAAAAGAGGGATACTTTGCAGATATAGTTATTTTTGATGAAAATACTACTATAGATAAAGGAACATTTGTTGATCCTATTCAAAGACCAGAAGGAATAAGCCATGTAATGGTTAATGGAGTATTAGCTATTGATGATTATGAAGCTACTAAAAAGCTTTCTGGAAAAGTAATCAGAATAAAAAAATAA
- a CDS encoding sigma 54-interacting transcriptional regulator translates to MSLLKKIQNHVKEYAEIIAEILKCDVEIVDEDLIRIAGTGLYDENINEITKGTVYKHVFESKKSRIVIDPKEDELCEGCEHKAYCTETLEISAPIFYKDKVIGVIGLVCFSEEDKRRLLKNIETHIKFTEKIADFISSKIFELEEELEKKEIMGIMKQIINNYDKCVLIIDNEGKILDANELALKELKIESGFSLAYQKINIIPKNEALFGKDIFSAEINREKHTLIGTLIPVSGFARSEYKIFLFENFNYEKNKEISKNKYAPNNVFLEDIISKSEKMSKLKEKIKKISKSQSTVLITGESGTGKELIARAIHNASDRAKYPFIAINCGAIPENLLESELFGYVKGAFSGASNEGRVGKFELANNGVIFLDEIGEMPFFLQVKLLRVLQERTLVRIGSNKLINLNIRVIAATNKDLLKLVKEGKFREDLYYRLNVIPLKIPALRERQEDIPLLIDYLKEKYNKILGGVNIDIDKNVKDIFFKHSWPGNVRELENSIEFLMNMVDENGKIDEETVESLKKNLKSNSKYEEKIVERVETEVEEIITLEESEKRLIAKALKLYGSDTAGKNICAEKLGIGIATLYRKIEKYNL, encoded by the coding sequence ATGTCTCTTTTAAAAAAGATACAAAATCATGTAAAAGAATACGCTGAGATAATAGCTGAAATATTAAAATGTGATGTAGAGATAGTTGATGAAGATTTAATAAGAATAGCAGGCACTGGATTATATGATGAAAATATAAATGAAATAACTAAGGGAACAGTTTATAAGCATGTTTTTGAAAGTAAGAAAAGTAGAATAGTAATTGATCCTAAAGAAGATGAATTATGTGAAGGATGTGAACATAAAGCATATTGTACAGAAACTTTGGAAATATCAGCTCCTATTTTTTATAAGGATAAAGTAATAGGAGTGATAGGATTAGTTTGTTTCAGCGAAGAAGATAAAAGAAGATTATTAAAAAATATAGAAACTCATATAAAATTTACAGAAAAAATAGCTGATTTTATTTCAAGTAAAATTTTTGAATTAGAAGAAGAACTAGAAAAAAAAGAGATAATGGGGATAATGAAGCAGATTATTAATAATTATGATAAGTGTGTATTAATTATTGATAATGAAGGAAAAATTTTAGATGCCAATGAATTGGCTTTAAAAGAATTAAAAATAGAGAGTGGCTTTAGTTTAGCTTATCAAAAAATAAATATTATTCCTAAAAATGAAGCTCTTTTTGGAAAAGATATCTTTTCAGCAGAGATAAATAGAGAGAAACATACTTTGATAGGAACTTTAATTCCTGTTTCAGGTTTTGCAAGAAGTGAATATAAAATCTTTTTATTTGAAAATTTTAATTATGAGAAAAATAAGGAGATTTCCAAGAATAAATATGCTCCAAATAATGTTTTTTTAGAAGATATTATTAGTAAATCTGAAAAGATGAGTAAATTGAAAGAGAAGATAAAAAAAATATCAAAAAGTCAATCTACAGTTTTGATAACTGGAGAGAGTGGAACAGGAAAAGAACTTATAGCAAGAGCGATTCATAATGCCAGTGATAGAGCTAAGTATCCATTTATTGCTATAAACTGTGGTGCTATTCCTGAAAATCTTTTAGAGAGTGAGCTATTTGGATATGTAAAAGGTGCTTTTAGTGGAGCTAGTAATGAAGGAAGAGTGGGAAAATTTGAATTAGCTAATAATGGAGTTATATTTTTAGATGAGATAGGAGAGATGCCGTTTTTTCTACAAGTAAAATTATTGAGAGTTTTACAAGAGAGGACATTAGTTAGAATTGGTTCAAATAAATTGATAAATTTAAATATCAGAGTGATAGCAGCTACTAACAAAGATCTTTTAAAATTAGTGAAAGAGGGAAAATTTAGAGAAGACTTATATTATAGACTAAATGTAATTCCATTAAAAATTCCAGCTCTTAGAGAAAGACAGGAAGATATTCCACTTTTGATAGATTATTTAAAAGAAAAATATAATAAAATTTTAGGTGGAGTAAATATAGATATTGATAAAAATGTAAAAGATATTTTTTTCAAACATTCTTGGCCAGGAAATGTTAGAGAATTAGAAAATAGTATAGAATTTCTAATGAATATGGTTGATGAAAATGGAAAAATAGATGAAGAAACTGTGGAAAGTTTGAAAAAAAATCTAAAGAGTAATAGTAAATATGAAGAAAAAATAGTAGAAAGAGTAGAAACAGAAGTAGAAGAAATAATAACTTTAGAAGAGAGTGAAAAAAGATTGATAGCCAAAGCATTGAAATTATATGGCTCTGATACAGCTGGAAAGAATATATGCGCTGAAAAATTAGGAATAGGAATAGCAACTTTATATAGAAAAATAGAAAAATATAACCTATAA
- the ssnA gene encoding putative aminohydrolase SsnA, translated as MLILKNGRVITQDENKPYFENGAVVIKDNKIVAVDTTENILAKYSDEEIIDVEEKLIMPGFINTHHHIYSAFARGMASSGKPNENFLEILENLWWKIDKKLSLEDLEYSAYTTYIDCIKKGVTTVFDHNASPYAVTGSLEAIAKAAKKLGLRSCLCYEVSDRDGKDIAIEGIDENINFIKKYNNDDQNMIKGMFGLHASFTLSDETLRLCDEKLKGLNAGYHVHVAEGIDDLEQCLEKHGKRVVERLRDMNILGEKTIAVHCIHVTDDELNILKETNTMVVHNPESNMGNAVGCQPFLELHKKGITIGLGTDGYTSDMTESMKVANIIHKHVKQNPSVAWGEVPVSMFKNNRKIAAEYFSGDLGILKEGALADVIVVDYDPLTPMNENNINSHILFGVTGKDVVTTIIDGKVIMQDRKLVGIDEKEIFKTSREVAKKLWARMQ; from the coding sequence ATTTTGATATTAAAGAATGGAAGAGTTATAACACAAGATGAAAATAAACCATACTTTGAAAATGGTGCAGTAGTAATTAAAGATAATAAAATAGTAGCTGTAGACACTACTGAAAATATTTTAGCAAAATATTCTGATGAGGAAATTATAGATGTTGAAGAAAAATTAATAATGCCAGGATTTATAAATACTCATCACCATATATATAGTGCTTTTGCTAGAGGAATGGCATCATCAGGAAAACCTAATGAAAACTTTTTAGAGATATTAGAAAATTTATGGTGGAAGATAGATAAAAAATTATCTTTAGAAGACTTAGAGTATAGTGCATATACAACTTATATTGATTGTATAAAAAAAGGTGTAACAACAGTATTTGACCACAATGCAAGTCCATATGCAGTTACAGGAAGCTTAGAAGCAATTGCTAAAGCTGCTAAAAAATTAGGATTAAGAAGTTGTTTATGTTATGAAGTATCAGATAGAGATGGAAAAGATATAGCAATTGAAGGAATTGATGAAAATATTAATTTCATAAAAAAATATAATAATGATGATCAAAATATGATAAAAGGAATGTTTGGATTACATGCTTCATTTACTTTATCAGATGAGACATTAAGATTATGTGATGAGAAATTAAAAGGGCTAAATGCTGGATATCATGTTCACGTTGCTGAAGGAATAGATGACTTAGAGCAATGTTTAGAAAAACATGGAAAAAGAGTAGTTGAAAGATTAAGAGATATGAATATATTAGGAGAAAAAACTATAGCTGTTCATTGTATCCATGTTACTGATGATGAGTTAAATATATTAAAAGAAACTAACACTATGGTAGTACACAATCCAGAATCAAATATGGGAAATGCTGTAGGATGTCAACCATTCTTAGAGTTACATAAAAAAGGAATAACAATAGGATTAGGAACAGATGGTTATACAAGCGATATGACTGAATCTATGAAAGTTGCAAATATAATTCACAAACATGTAAAACAAAATCCTTCAGTAGCTTGGGGAGAAGTTCCAGTATCAATGTTTAAAAATAATAGAAAAATAGCTGCTGAATATTTTTCAGGAGATTTAGGAATATTAAAAGAAGGAGCTTTAGCTGACGTAATTGTTGTAGATTATGATCCATTAACTCCAATGAATGAAAATAATATTAATTCTCATATACTTTTCGGAGTTACAGGAAAAGATGTTGTAACTACTATTATTGATGGAAAAGTAATTATGCAAGATAGAAAATTAGTAGGAATAGATGAGAAGGAAATATTTAAAACTTCAAGAGAAGTAGCAAAAAAATTATGGGCTAGAATGCAATAA